The DNA segment attttcgACAACGTGAATTAGGGtcggtaaatgttttaattaatgtcaATAGAtagacaaaaatgtttaaagtttTTAACTCTCACTTTTCTAAGATTGGTGTTGAAAAgtacttaaattattaattttatgttgctaaTTTTGGGCATTTTGCTGGCAATTTTTACAGTCATTTTGATTTGAGTTACAAACAAAGTAGGCACTGGAAAAATGAGACAGTCTGGCGGCTGCAGAGTACGGCTCCGACTGGCTTacacattattatttttctctccaGTTATTGGATAATTTATAgtgaaattggtgatatttgataAAAGAAATGTCCTTTAatgtgtcgacatacgcatTGCAGTTTTCTGATAaagttttaaatgaatattcaacgaaatcaaaagtgtgttttcgtttcaaatttcggcaggagcccacagcattgatctgtcaaaaatcaacattcaccgtgtacctattttcggcagcatttaaagtgaataattatttgtttttcgtgattttaaaattcttaGCGGGTTAGAATAAATTCTACAACCATAGAATCTTTCATAGAAACACACTCCCTTAATAATGAAACCTGTCGAACTATAGGCTAACAGCAAATTTGCCGAAACATGTTGAACTCTGCACAtttcgtttgatattttgaaaaatatgcaagaAAATAATATGATACTTCGTAAATGAATACCAAATGAGTATATCTctatttgaaaaatatgtgtggAGACTATTTTCAACGCGTTTTTGCGTAATTTCCCGTGTTTAGTTATCCTGCCGAAAacaggtacactgccgaatactggtacagttaccctatacgaaaactgaattcatcgattGTTACAAATGTAGCCAAGTCGGGAGTATCACTAACCAATGATGTAATTGGAGATTTTAAGATATTTGTGAAAATTCAAGACGAGCAGTTGCCTTACACAGTACACGATGTATTGTATGTACCTGGACTTTTTGCGTGTTTGTTCTTCGTGAAACGAGCCGTTGAATGAGGAATGGAAGTAAAATTCAGCAAGAATGGTGCAAAAATCATGCGTGGATCTAAGGTTTTGTGCACTGCAAATCGAAAAGGTCGATTAAATGAATTGGATATTTTAACACCAAATATCGATTCTGCCATGGTTACTGATTCTCAAGTTTTACTGACAATATGGCATCGTCAGTATGGTCATATTGGAAATAAGGGTCTAGCGAAGCTCATCCAAGCTGAAAAGGTTGAAGGAATCAACAACTGTGGAAATGTGGAACTGCACGCAGGAGTCTGTGAATCGTGTATgatgggaaaacaaacaagGCTACCATTTGAAACAGTTCCTCGACCTCGATCCTCGCGACCATTGGAATTGATCCATTCCGATGTTTGTGGGCCGTTCAAACCAGCTTCCTGGGATAGTAAGAAGATGTTCGTTAGCTTTATTGATGATTATACGCATTTACAGCAGTGTACGTGCTGAAATCAAAGGCAGAAGTTTTCGACGCTTTTGTTAAGTACACAGCGATGGCAACAGCTCACTTTGATCGTCGAATATCCCGAGTAAGAAGCGATAATGGCCGTGAATATATCAACTCGAATTTTACTCATTTTTGTGACGAACAGGGCATTGTAATGGAACCAATCGATCCAAATACACCGCAGCAAAACGGAGTTGCTGAACGCATGAACCGGATGATTATGGAACGTGAACGAGCTATTTTGGACgattcaaaattcaaacgaTCGATGTGGAATGAAGCGGTTTTGACGGCAGTACATCTGATCAATCGCAGTCCGTCCTCATCTTTAAGtatgagcgtttctacatacaccgagactgcagctgagagatggctgtgagagaattgacaatCGGTTTCTCATGCCgatgtgtgtagaagctctgaaaagcgccgagatgagacttttaaaatgatggtgaaaaaatccattttaatcgctaaaatgaaatcaaaaaagtttcttttactttttaataatatttctacgattattaggcggcaaaaatgcaaactataattgatcgatcgctataaactgccaattcatttttttctcagctccatcgttctttgcatgccgaggagaattctctcaccgaaaatgctgtcagtcgctgtcaaagcatgctgtcagttattttctcagctgcattctcggtgtatgtagaaacgctctatGAGCAAAACTCCATACGAATTGTGGTTCGGGCACAAGCCAAATGTGTCTCGTTTCAGAAGGTATTTTGTCATCGTAATATTGAATTTACTGTTCGACATCTAGAAGTATGTGGCTATTATTTAAACACATCGACTGAGGGCATTGGAAACGtgaaaaatacaaacattGAAACTACGAACAGATCGGTCGATATTGTTGGAAATACGGAAGAAACAAGTCATGAAAACTCGAATGATACGCCTGCTGTTATAGACAACACAGTGTATCATATCTACTATACataacttattataatacacactatcagctatagccACTGTTGGGACCAAAAGATTAGGTCTGTTTtcctacgttgtgtttttatttgagcGAAATTGCAATGCAAAAAGAGAACGATACAAAATTCAGACTTCTTATATACCCTTCTCTAGAACCTGTCGTTCCTGACGGACACAATCCTATCCGTTCCCAACTAACAAAATCCGCACAACGGTAGTTCCTCATTccgttaatttaaattatgaatGAATCCTAACAGCCACATTGTAATGCACTTCGGAGAGCCAAATCTCACCATTGCGACAtgttcattataacacatcagcaaattaatccacaccatagcaatACACCCAGACCATCccgttcatagaaaaaaaaaacaattgagacacatttatcgaaaacaaccgaaacgcgcaacataagTGTTGGGGAGTGCCCTCGTGTAGACGGCCTTACAGGTGCAGATGCTGCATGGGCCTCCTTCTCTCAGGTGACAGGGACTGTCACCTGGAGACGAAGCAAGCACGAAGAGGTCACTCCCCCACGAGCCGAGCCGAGAGATAGACGTGAGCGGGTCTCCGTCTAAGGATTTGTAGAATATAAGTTTCATTGTAATAGATATAAGTTTTATAATCTGAgactgtttatgttttgtttaccgtCAAGTTAAGTTGAGAACGTAGACATAACAACTGGCGACGAGTTTTAAAGTGatcgtgttgttttgtgtccGTCAAAAGCAACATTCGGAACCCGAAGTTACGTAGTGCGCgtcgtatttatttatttattcgtgtACGTGCGTTCGCGTTaagtgtttttaaaaataccaCCAAGACGAAAAAAGGCTAGAATGAACAGTCAAGGCGACCAGGAGGCGGATGAGCAGCGTAGGCAATCGCAGCAATGGTTTCAACACGCTTTGCCTCCAGGACCGGCAAATCCTGCTCCAGTGCCAGCGATGCCGCCATTTCAGATGCCAACAGCCGAGAATGGTGTACCGCCATCGCAAATTGCAGGAACGTCGGGTCATCAACCTACGCCGGGAACGTCGGATGTAATGCAAATCGTGCTGCAACTCCAAACGCAAGTGAacaaattacttttaattcatCGTGAAGGTAATGTTTCACAACCACCGCTTGTATCATCGCCAGCCCCAAACCACGAGCAAATTCTAGATTCGCTTAGTGGTCATATAAAAGAGTTTCGCTTCGACGAAGAGGAAAGGGTTACCTTCGCGAATTGGTTCTCTCGATACGAAGATTTATTCGCTAAGGACGCTTCGAAGCTCGATGATGCAGCAAAAGTGCGGCTATTAATTCGGAAGTTGGGCAGTAGCGAGTACAACAGATATGCCAGTTTTATTTTGCCAAAACATGCTCGCGATTACACGTTCGACGAAACCGTAAAGAAGCTCACAGCTCTTTTTGGCAGCAAAGAGTCCGTTTTGAGAAGACGTTATAAGTGTTTGAATACCACTAAAGCATATAGTGAGGATTATCTGTCCTTTGCTTGCCGGGTGAACAGAGCGTGTGTGGACTTTGAGGTAGGCAAAATAAGCGAAGAACAACTGAAGTGTCTCATCTTCGTGTGCGGGTTACGGAACGAAAGCGACGAAGAGATTCGTACTCGACTTCTTTCACAAATAGAAAACCGGCCGGAGGTACGCCTTGAAGATTTAACGGAAGAGTGCCAACGTGTACTAAATTTGAAAATGGATAGCGCAATGATAGAAAAAACACCCATAGAAAAAGTGTTAGCAGTAGCAAAGAGCAATGATCGACAAAATGGTAGAAGACAAAATGGTTACGAGAatatgcaacacacacaacagccaAACTATCAGTATGGCCGCGCTAGAAGCTGCTGGCTGTGTGGAGGCGACCATCATGCAATAAAGTGCAAtcttaaaaattataaatgctCCATTTGCAACACTATGGGACACAAAGAAGGCTACTGTAGCTCGGCATTTCGTTGGAACgcgagcagaagaaaaagtgCGATCAGAAGCGTTACGATTATGGAAGTTGGAAGCGGGCGAGGAAGAAACATCGATGTGCTGATAAATCGAACTAGGGTGAGAATGATGGTGGATACCGGCGCAGACATAACCATCGTTTCATCGAGATTGTGGCAACAGATGGGGGAACCAGTGTTGAAACCATCAACGATAATGGCCAGAACGGCATCGGGGGAGCAGCTGAATCTACTTGGGGAGTTTACTGCTGAAATTACACTAGCCCAACAACGCGAAGATTGTGTAATACGAGTGGCCTCGGAGAACCTCTCACTTTTTGGAAGAGATGCGATGGACATTTTCAACCTCTGGAACGTACCGCTGGCAACTGTTTGCAACCAACTGTCTTCGGTGAGCATGGGTTCTAACTATTTTAAAGATTTTGaagatctatttttagatgAACCAGGATGCTGCAAGAAAGGAAGAATCCAGTTGGTCCTAAAAGAAGGCGCGATACCAGTTTTTCGTCCTAAGAGACCGGTGGCGTACGCTATGATGGCAGCTGTTAATGGAGAATTGGATCGGCTGGAGCGAGAGGGAATTATCACCCCCGTAGATTATTCGTCATGGGCCGCGCCTATTGTGGTAGTGCGCAAGGCCAACGGATCAATACGCATCTGTGGAGACTATTCTACGGGGCTGAACGACGCGTTGCAACCCCATCAGTATCCGATTCCACGCCCTGAAGACATTTTTACCGCATTAGGACAGTCGAAAATTTTTAGTCAGATAGACCTATCAGACGCTTTTCTCCAAGTAGAGGTAGAGGAAAATTGCCGCGAGCTCCTTACCGTGAATACCCATAGGGGTTTATATGTATACAATCGCCTTCCACCCGGTATAAAATCTGCGCCAGGGGCCTTCCAGCAACTCATGGACACTATGTTGTCGGGATTGAATGATGTGGCCGCATACCTGGATGATATCGTAGTAGGTGGAGTTGATgaaaccacacacagacaaaatcTGCGAGCAGTGTTTACCAGACTGCGTGAGCATGGGTTTAAGATTAGACGAGAGAAATGTACGTTTATGAAAAAGGAGATAAAGTATTTAGGACATATTTTGGATCGTAACGGTTTGCGACCAGACCCTACTAAGGTTGAGGCTATACTCAAGATGCCGGCTCCAAAACAGCTATCTGAGGTGCGATCCTTCTTAGGTGCAATCAATTTTTACGGTCGATTTGTACCACAAATGCGCAATCTGCGGTATCCCTTGGATGAGTTGTTGAAAAAGGAAGGGGCATTTCAGTGGACTCCTGAGTGTCAAAATGCTTTTCAAATGTTCAAACGAATTTTAAAATCTGATCTACTTTTGACACATTACGACCCAAGTAAAGAAATTATAGTAGCTGCTGATGCTTCTTCTGTAGGAGTCGGAGCGACGATTAGCCATCGCATGGAGGATGGAACCTTGAAAGTAGTACAGCACGCAGCAAGAGCATTGACAAAAGCAGAAATGAACTACAGTCAGCCAGATCGCGAGGGTTTAGCCGTGATATTTGCTGTTACAAAGTTCCACCGCATGATTTATGGGCGTAGATTCATGTTACAAACGGATCATGCTCCGCTGTTAAGAATTTTCGGTGCACGCACAGGTATACCAATTTACACAGCAAATAGGCTCCAGCGTTGGGCTTTAACGTTGCTGCtatatgattttaaaattgagTACGTGCCAACAGACAAATTTGGTAACGCTGATATATTGTCCCGACTGATAGAAGAACACGAGCACCCAGAAGAAGATTATGTTATAGCGAGCATCGAATTAGACAATGACATGAATGCTATTATAGATAACGTAACTAAAGCAATGCCGCTAACATATAGCGATGTTAGGGAAGCAACTAAAAGAGATCCTACGTTGACAAAAGTATCAAAGTACATTCAGGAAGGTTGGCCTCAGAGAAAATCAAACGACATAATATTGAGAAGCTTCCAGACACGAAGCGAAGCATTAAGCACACTTAGAGAATGCATCTTATTCGGAGAGCGATTGGTCGTTCCAGAAGCATTGCGTAGGAAATGTTTGAGACAACTACACCTTGGACACCCCGGAATACAGCGTATGAAGTCACTGGCGCGAAGCTATGTTTACTGGCCTGGTTTAGACTCGGAAATAGATGAGTTAGTGAAGTCGTGTCCACagtgcgcagcagcagcaaaatctcCTCCACATAGTACGCCAATAGCCTGGCCCACTACGTCTGCTCCGTGGCAAAGAGTGCATGTGGATTATGCGGGACCAATCGATGGATTTTATTATCTCCTTGCAATCGATTCTTTCTCAAAGTGGCCAGAGATAGTGCAAACGACCAAAATCACGACTCAAGCAACGATTCGTATTTTACGTGGATTATTCGCAAGGCTGGGTATGCCGAATGTACTAGTTAGTGACAATGGCACTCAGTTCTCAAGTGCGGAATTTGGAGAATTCTGTACCACAAACGGGATAGAACATATTAGAACCGCTCCTTACCACCCCCAGTCGAATGGACAGGCGGAGCGATTCGTAGACTCTCTTAAGCGAGggctaaaaaaaatcagcgaGGGAGGAGCATCGGTCCAAGAGTCACTGGACATCTTCTTATTGATGTATAGAAGCTCACCCAATAGGCAGTTAGAAAACGGCAAATCACCAGCGGAACTGATGCTTGGGAGAAGAATGCGTACCTGCATGGAATTGCTTCGTATACCTCCCGAGTCTGAACCAGAATCTCCCGTGCCTCAACAACGCGTTCGCTGTTTCAAACGAGGTGATTTGGTATACGCGAAGGTctttgcacaaaacaaatggaaatggaaaaaaggtgtTATAGAAGACAGGATGGGGAAGGTCATGTACCAAGTAGTcgatgaagaaggaaaaatattTCGGTCACATATTAATCAGTTAAATCCTCGTTACACTAATTCTTATACCCTTGCAAATTCTTccagcacatacacaccgttTAAACGTGCCTTGGATATGAGTATCTTGATGGATGGTAACGTGGCTATAACCAG comes from the Anopheles coluzzii chromosome 2, AcolN3, whole genome shotgun sequence genome and includes:
- the LOC120961383 gene encoding uncharacterized protein K02A2.6-like, with protein sequence MGSNYFKDFEDLFLDEPGCCKKGRIQLVLKEGAIPVFRPKRPVAYAMMAAVNGELDRLEREGIITPVDYSSWAAPIVVVRKANGSIRICGDYSTGLNDALQPHQYPIPRPEDIFTALGQSKIFSQIDLSDAFLQVEVEENCRELLTVNTHRGLYVYNRLPPGIKSAPGAFQQLMDTMLSGLNDVAAYLDDIVVGGVDETTHRQNLRAVFTRLREHGFKIRREKCTFMKKEIKYLGHILDRNGLRPDPTKVEAILKMPAPKQLSEVRSFLGAINFYGRFVPQMRNLRYPLDELLKKEGAFQWTPECQNAFQMFKRILKSDLLLTHYDPSKEIIVAADASSVGVGATISHRMEDGTLKVVQHAARALTKAEMNYSQPDREGLAVIFAVTKFHRMIYGRRFMLQTDHAPLLRIFGARTGIPIYTANRLQRWALTLLLYDFKIEYVPTDKFGNADILSRLIEEHEHPEEDYVIASIELDNDMNAIIDNVTKAMPLTYSDVREATKRDPTLTKVSKYIQEGWPQRKSNDIILRSFQTRSEALSTLRECILFGERLVVPEALRRKCLRQLHLGHPGIQRMKSLARSYVYWPGLDSEIDELVKSCPQCAAAAKSPPHSTPIAWPTTSAPWQRVHVDYAGPIDGFYYLLAIDSFSKWPEIVQTTKITTQATIRILRGLFARLGMPNVLVSDNGTQFSSAEFGEFCTTNGIEHIRTAPYHPQSNGQAERFVDSLKRGLKKISEGGASVQESLDIFLLMYRSSPNRQLENGKSPAELMLGRRMRTCMELLRIPPESEPESPVPQQRVRCFKRAHTHRLNVPWI